Proteins found in one Geomonas subterranea genomic segment:
- a CDS encoding PhoH family protein: MKKIYVLDTNVLLYDPQALTKFEDNSIIIPITVIEEIDRFKKDMNETGRNARQVSRLMDAFRKEGSLSQGLDLENGGTLKIEIYEEKVMKRLPPELREERGDNRILAVAVDLMESQKEMPVILVTKDTNLRIKADALGLAAQDYESDKVAIDELYTGCATLEVGADAIDRFYSQGWLDMDNNGYLPNQYLLLSEAGNPSHSAVGRFDHVSRRMVPLAILDKEGVWSLFPRNMEQSLALDALLDDNIKIVTLVGKAGTGKTLLAIAAGLQKTAEENIYNRLLVSRPVFPMGRDLGFLPGDIEEKLSPWMQPIFDNVELLLSGHEGEKRHSKGYKELMAMGILEIEPLTYIRGRSIPNQYMIVDEAQNLTPHEIKTIVTRAGEGTKIILTGDPYQIDNPYVDAESNGLTYVVERLKEQTISAHVTMTKGERSDLAELAANLL, translated from the coding sequence ATGAAGAAAATCTATGTTCTTGATACAAATGTACTTCTGTACGACCCGCAGGCTCTCACCAAGTTCGAAGACAACTCCATCATCATACCCATCACGGTTATCGAGGAAATCGACCGCTTCAAGAAGGACATGAACGAGACCGGCCGCAACGCGCGCCAGGTTTCCCGGCTCATGGACGCCTTCCGCAAGGAGGGGTCGCTCTCGCAGGGGCTCGACCTGGAAAACGGCGGCACCCTGAAGATCGAGATCTACGAAGAAAAGGTGATGAAGCGGCTTCCGCCCGAGCTGCGCGAGGAACGGGGCGACAACCGCATTCTGGCGGTGGCCGTCGACCTCATGGAATCGCAGAAAGAGATGCCGGTCATCCTGGTCACCAAGGACACCAACCTGCGCATCAAGGCCGACGCCCTGGGGCTCGCGGCACAGGATTACGAGTCCGACAAGGTCGCCATCGACGAGCTCTACACCGGCTGCGCCACCCTCGAGGTCGGGGCCGATGCCATCGACCGCTTCTACAGCCAGGGATGGCTGGACATGGACAACAACGGCTACCTCCCCAACCAGTATCTGCTTCTCTCCGAGGCGGGGAACCCGTCGCACAGCGCCGTCGGGCGCTTCGACCACGTCTCCCGCAGGATGGTGCCGCTCGCCATACTGGACAAGGAAGGGGTCTGGAGCCTGTTCCCGAGGAACATGGAGCAGTCCCTGGCGCTGGACGCCCTTTTGGACGACAACATCAAGATCGTCACGCTGGTCGGGAAGGCCGGTACCGGAAAGACGCTGCTCGCCATTGCCGCCGGGCTGCAAAAGACCGCCGAAGAGAACATCTACAACCGCCTGCTGGTGTCGCGCCCGGTGTTCCCGATGGGACGCGACCTGGGCTTTCTCCCCGGCGACATCGAGGAAAAGCTTTCCCCCTGGATGCAGCCGATCTTCGACAACGTCGAGCTCCTGTTGAGCGGGCACGAAGGGGAGAAGCGCCACAGCAAGGGGTACAAGGAGCTGATGGCGATGGGGATCCTCGAGATCGAACCGCTCACCTACATCAGGGGGCGCTCCATCCCGAACCAGTACATGATCGTCGACGAGGCGCAGAACCTCACCCCGCACGAGATCAAGACCATCGTGACCCGCGCCGGCGAAGGGACCAAGATCATCCTGACCGGCGACCCGTACCAGATCGACAACCCCTACGTGGATGCCGAAAGCAACGGTCTCACCTACGTGGTCGAGCGCCTGAAGGAGCAGACCATCTCCGCCCACGTCACCATGACCAAGGGGGAGCGCAGCGACCTGGCCGAGTTGGCGGCGAACCTGCTGTAA
- the tsaD gene encoding tRNA (adenosine(37)-N6)-threonylcarbamoyltransferase complex transferase subunit TsaD encodes MLLLALESSCDETAAAVVRDGRTVLSSVVASQISTHAEYGGVVPEIASRQHLEAVSIVVEQALQEAGVGIAEIEGVAVTQGPGLAGALLVGVSAAKGLSFGRQIPLVGVNHIEGHLLAVFLERPVEFPFIALAVSGGHSHLYRVDGIGRYTTLGQTVDDAAGEAFDKVAKLIGLPYPGGVAIDRLAADGDPQAIKFPRPLLHDGSFNFSFSGLKTAVLTHVSKHPEAKGEGINDLAASFQAAVCEVLTKKTAAAIAATGIKRLVVAGGVACNSGLRRSMAEYAAANGVELSIPSPSLCADNAAMIAVPGDFYLNAGYQSGFDLDALPVWPLDKLAARFTGGK; translated from the coding sequence ATGCTTTTACTTGCGCTCGAATCTTCATGTGACGAAACCGCGGCCGCGGTGGTGAGGGACGGCAGGACGGTCCTCTCCAGCGTCGTGGCAAGCCAGATCAGCACCCATGCCGAGTACGGTGGGGTGGTTCCCGAGATCGCCTCGCGGCAGCACCTGGAGGCGGTTTCCATCGTGGTTGAGCAGGCGCTCCAGGAGGCCGGGGTGGGGATCGCGGAGATCGAGGGTGTCGCCGTGACCCAGGGGCCCGGGCTTGCCGGCGCCCTCCTCGTTGGCGTCTCCGCCGCCAAGGGGCTCTCCTTCGGCAGACAGATACCGCTGGTCGGGGTGAACCACATCGAGGGGCATCTCCTGGCCGTCTTCCTGGAGCGGCCGGTCGAGTTCCCCTTCATCGCCCTGGCGGTGTCCGGGGGACACTCGCACCTGTACCGCGTCGACGGCATCGGCCGCTACACAACACTCGGGCAGACCGTGGACGATGCGGCCGGGGAGGCCTTCGACAAGGTCGCCAAGCTGATCGGACTTCCCTACCCGGGGGGCGTCGCCATCGACCGCCTGGCGGCGGACGGCGATCCGCAGGCCATCAAGTTCCCGCGCCCGCTATTGCACGACGGCAGCTTCAATTTCAGCTTTTCCGGGCTGAAGACCGCAGTCCTCACCCACGTGAGCAAGCACCCGGAGGCAAAGGGGGAGGGGATTAACGACCTGGCCGCCTCCTTCCAGGCGGCGGTCTGCGAGGTGCTCACCAAGAAGACCGCGGCGGCCATAGCCGCGACCGGAATCAAGCGCCTCGTGGTTGCCGGAGGGGTCGCGTGCAACAGCGGCCTGCGCCGCTCCATGGCGGAGTACGCAGCGGCGAACGGGGTGGAGCTTTCCATCCCTTCACCCAGCCTCTGTGCCGACAACGCGGCCATGATCGCGGTCCCCGGGGACTTTTATCTGAACGCAGGATACCAAAGCGGCTTCGACCTGGATGCGCTCCCGGTCTGGCCGCTCGACAAGCTGGCGGCACGTTTCACCGGAGGGAAGTGA
- the rsmA gene encoding 16S rRNA (adenine(1518)-N(6)/adenine(1519)-N(6))-dimethyltransferase RsmA: MEIRIKAKKEFGQNFLVDDNVLNRIVSCVAPGSDDCILEVGPGRGALSRLLVASGARFVAVEWDRELIPFLHAEFAGNDRVEIGHGDILRVDLHQILTSRAPGRKWKVAANLPYNISSQVLFKFMEQCDLFESLVLMLQKEVGDRLTAPPACKEYGALTVLLRLHFDIRREFIVKPGSFRPVPKVDSAVLSFTPLPGPRVEVGDEELFRRLVKGAFNQRRKTLLNSLRSAGFDDGDGSLSLALSRCGIDGLRRGETLSLDEFAALSRDLCAGKSLA; this comes from the coding sequence ATGGAGATAAGGATCAAGGCCAAGAAGGAGTTCGGCCAGAACTTCCTGGTGGACGACAACGTGCTCAACCGCATCGTTTCCTGCGTGGCGCCCGGCAGCGACGACTGCATCCTCGAGGTCGGGCCGGGGAGGGGGGCGCTCTCCCGGCTGCTGGTGGCCAGCGGCGCGCGCTTCGTGGCGGTGGAGTGGGACCGCGAGCTGATACCGTTTCTGCACGCCGAGTTCGCGGGCAATGACCGGGTCGAGATCGGCCACGGCGACATCCTGAGGGTGGACCTCCACCAGATCCTCACCTCGCGGGCCCCGGGGCGCAAGTGGAAGGTCGCCGCCAACCTCCCCTACAACATCTCGTCGCAGGTCCTCTTCAAGTTCATGGAACAGTGTGACCTCTTCGAGTCCCTGGTGCTCATGCTGCAAAAGGAAGTGGGTGACCGACTTACCGCCCCCCCCGCCTGCAAGGAGTACGGCGCCCTCACCGTGCTGCTGCGGCTGCATTTCGACATCCGCCGCGAGTTTATCGTGAAGCCCGGCTCCTTCCGCCCCGTCCCCAAGGTGGACTCGGCGGTCCTGAGCTTCACGCCTCTTCCCGGGCCGAGGGTAGAGGTGGGGGACGAGGAACTGTTTCGCCGCCTGGTCAAGGGAGCCTTCAACCAGCGCCGCAAGACGCTGCTGAACTCGCTGCGCTCCGCCGGTTTCGACGACGGCGACGGCTCGCTGAGCCTGGCGCTCTCCCGATGCGGCATCGACGGTCTCAGGCGGGGCGAAACCCTATCGTTGGACGAGTTCGCGGCGTTATCGAGGGACTTGTGCGCGGGGAAATCTCTGGCATAA
- a CDS encoding UDP-glucose dehydrogenase family protein — protein MKVCVIGSGYVGLVAGTCFAESGNDVICVDVDQAKIEGLKRGVIPIYEPGLKEMVLRNGEEGRLKFTTDLDAAIKESLVCFIAVGTPPGADGSADLQYVLSVARNIGRAMESFKIIVDKSTVPVGTADKVRAAVKEELDARGLHIEFDVVSNPEFLKEGAAIDDFMKPDRVVIGTDNVRTAEIMKELYSAFMRKSNRMLVMDIRSAEMTKYAANAMLATRITFMNQIANLCEMMGADVMAVREGIGSDSRIGYDFLFPGVGYGGSCFPKDVKALVRTADECRYDFVLLKAVEEANERQKRILSDKIERRLGEGGDKPLAGKSIAVWGLSFKPRTDDMREAPSLTIINRLLELGATVRAHDPEALNEAKKHFGERIDYHMNQYEPLKGADALVIITEWNEYRNPDFDRIKTLLVNPLIFDGRNLYQPGRMRDIGYEYHPIGRNGAASCEME, from the coding sequence ATGAAAGTATGCGTGATCGGTTCCGGATACGTCGGCCTTGTGGCCGGCACCTGTTTTGCCGAGAGCGGTAACGACGTCATCTGCGTTGACGTCGACCAGGCCAAGATTGAGGGTCTCAAGCGTGGCGTGATCCCCATTTACGAGCCCGGGCTGAAGGAAATGGTGCTCAGAAACGGCGAGGAAGGGCGCCTTAAATTCACCACCGACCTGGACGCTGCCATCAAGGAGTCCCTGGTCTGCTTCATCGCCGTGGGCACCCCCCCGGGAGCGGACGGTTCCGCCGACCTGCAGTACGTGCTCTCCGTGGCCCGCAACATCGGCCGCGCCATGGAAAGCTTCAAGATCATCGTGGACAAGTCCACTGTTCCCGTGGGGACCGCGGACAAGGTGCGCGCCGCCGTGAAGGAGGAACTGGACGCCCGCGGGCTGCACATCGAGTTCGACGTCGTCTCCAACCCCGAGTTCCTGAAGGAAGGGGCGGCCATCGACGATTTCATGAAGCCCGACCGCGTCGTGATCGGAACCGACAACGTGCGCACCGCCGAAATAATGAAAGAGCTGTACTCCGCCTTCATGCGCAAGTCCAACCGGATGCTGGTCATGGACATCAGAAGCGCCGAGATGACCAAGTACGCGGCCAACGCCATGCTGGCAACCCGCATCACCTTCATGAACCAGATCGCCAACCTGTGCGAGATGATGGGGGCCGACGTCATGGCCGTGCGCGAGGGAATCGGTTCCGACTCCCGCATCGGCTACGACTTCCTCTTCCCCGGCGTCGGCTACGGCGGTTCCTGTTTCCCCAAGGACGTCAAGGCGCTGGTGCGGACGGCGGACGAGTGCAGGTACGACTTCGTCCTTCTGAAGGCGGTTGAGGAGGCCAACGAGCGCCAGAAGCGGATCCTCTCCGACAAGATCGAGCGTCGCCTCGGCGAGGGGGGGGATAAGCCACTGGCCGGCAAGAGCATCGCGGTCTGGGGGCTTTCCTTCAAGCCCCGCACCGACGACATGCGCGAGGCCCCCTCGTTGACCATCATCAACCGGCTCCTGGAGTTGGGCGCCACGGTGCGGGCCCACGACCCCGAGGCCCTCAACGAGGCGAAGAAGCATTTCGGCGAGCGGATCGATTACCACATGAACCAGTATGAGCCGCTCAAGGGGGCGGACGCCCTGGTCATCATCACCGAGTGGAACGAGTACCGTAACCCCGATTTCGACAGGATAAAGACGCTCCTGGTCAACCCGCTCATCTTCGACGGCCGGAACCTGTACCAGCCCGGCCGCATGCGCGACATCGGCTACGAGTACCACCCCATCGGCAGAAACGGCGCGGCATCCTGCGAGATGGAGTAA
- a CDS encoding UDP-glucuronic acid decarboxylase family protein, with protein sequence MRILVTGGAGFIGSHLCERLLKEGHDVICLDNFFTGSKRNISHLLDHREFELIRHDVTEPILLEVDRIYNLACPASPIHYQYNPVKTTKTSVMGAINMLGIAKRVRARILQASTSEVYGDPQVHPQTEAYWGNVNTLGLRSCYDEGKRVAETLMMDYHRQNHVDVRIIRIFNTYGPKMAENDGRVVSNFILQALKGEDITVYGEGEQTRSFCFVSDLVEGMVRMMETPGFIGPVNLGNPAETTILEFAKKIIELTGSTSRIVYRPLPADDPKQRQPDISLAKQMLGWEPKVSVDDGLKQTIEYFRSVLTPA encoded by the coding sequence ATGCGCATACTGGTCACCGGCGGCGCCGGATTCATCGGTTCACATCTTTGCGAGAGGCTTTTGAAGGAGGGGCACGATGTCATCTGCCTCGACAATTTCTTCACCGGCAGCAAGCGCAACATCTCGCACCTGCTGGACCACCGCGAGTTCGAGCTGATCCGCCACGACGTCACCGAGCCCATCCTCCTGGAGGTGGACCGGATCTACAACCTGGCCTGCCCCGCGTCGCCGATCCACTACCAGTACAACCCGGTGAAGACCACCAAGACCAGCGTGATGGGCGCCATCAACATGCTCGGGATCGCCAAGAGGGTCAGGGCCAGGATACTGCAGGCTTCGACCTCGGAGGTGTACGGGGATCCGCAGGTGCACCCGCAGACGGAGGCGTACTGGGGCAACGTCAACACCCTTGGGCTTAGAAGCTGCTACGACGAGGGGAAACGGGTCGCCGAGACCCTGATGATGGACTACCACCGCCAGAACCATGTGGACGTCAGGATCATCAGAATCTTCAACACCTACGGCCCGAAGATGGCCGAGAACGACGGCCGCGTGGTCTCCAACTTCATCCTGCAGGCCCTGAAGGGTGAGGACATCACCGTCTACGGCGAGGGGGAGCAGACCCGTTCTTTCTGCTTCGTCTCCGACCTCGTGGAGGGGATGGTGCGCATGATGGAGACTCCGGGCTTCATCGGACCGGTCAACCTCGGCAACCCCGCGGAGACCACCATCCTGGAATTCGCCAAGAAGATCATTGAACTCACCGGCTCCACCTCGCGCATCGTCTATCGCCCTCTGCCGGCGGACGACCCGAAACAGAGGCAGCCGGATATCTCGCTGGCCAAACAGATGCTCGGCTGGGAGCCCAAGGTGAGCGTGGACGACGGTCTCAAGCAGACCATCGAGTATTTCCGCTCCGTCCTCACCCCCGCATAG
- a CDS encoding FtsB family cell division protein, with product MQKRFFLIPGAAIIFILCFTVFGDRGLLRINHLHRDLDDTQKRLNELKEENDKLKREIAALQSDRRYLESIARRDFGLVRGNEVIYQFPGAGKGGANATGSQGAAAQDVGAKTAPVQAPAAAPAGAPGGATRPAQSAPSGR from the coding sequence ATGCAGAAACGATTTTTTCTGATACCCGGCGCAGCGATCATCTTCATCCTCTGCTTCACCGTCTTTGGTGACCGGGGACTGCTGCGCATCAACCACCTGCATCGCGACCTCGACGACACCCAGAAACGCCTGAACGAACTGAAAGAGGAAAACGACAAGCTGAAGCGGGAGATCGCCGCTTTGCAATCGGACCGGCGCTACCTGGAGAGCATCGCCCGGCGCGACTTCGGCCTGGTGCGCGGCAACGAGGTGATCTACCAGTTCCCCGGCGCGGGGAAGGGGGGGGCAAACGCAACCGGTTCGCAGGGTGCGGCTGCTCAAGACGTGGGGGCGAAAACGGCCCCGGTGCAAGCGCCTGCGGCGGCACCTGCGGGGGCACCAGGCGGCGCGACACGTCCGGCGCAGTCCGCCCCATCCGGCAGGTAA
- the argS gene encoding arginine--tRNA ligase, translating into MKEQLRACILKGIEGCFADGTLTSGVVPAISVEKPAHAEHGDFATNVAMQMAKQERKAPRAVAEALVKKLAEASDLIESVEIAGPGFINFFVKDSAWRKVLTGIDRAGDEYGKSKVGAGRKVQVEFVSANPTGPLHIGHGRGAATGDAVASLLSAAGFDVQREYYINDAGNQMNTLGLSGLLRYKELLGEKIDFPENCYQGDYIKDIARDAIAKHGDRFLKAPQEEGVAFFAKMGGDLILKGIDDDLQDFGIRFDNWFSEQSLFDDGKVTTAIAEMQEKGHIYEQEGALWFKTTAFGDDKDRVVVRSNGVTTYFASDIAYHRDKYARGFDWVIDVWGADHHGYVPRLKSVVQGLGRDADDLGIILVQLVSLLRDGQPVAMSTRSGEFVTLKEVVDEVGRDSARFFFLMRRSDSQLDFDLELAKRQSNDNPVYYVQYAHARIRSIFDTARERGVEPDFGNVRLELLESADDMSLIKKLSLYPEILEGAAVNFEPHRITYYLQDLAGEFHSFYNKSRVITPEEPELTQARLFLLHCVAVTLKNALTVLGISAPERM; encoded by the coding sequence ATGAAGGAGCAGCTGCGCGCATGCATCCTGAAGGGAATCGAGGGGTGTTTCGCCGACGGCACGCTCACCTCTGGTGTTGTCCCGGCCATCAGCGTGGAGAAGCCGGCGCACGCCGAGCATGGAGATTTCGCCACCAACGTCGCCATGCAGATGGCCAAGCAGGAACGCAAGGCACCCCGCGCCGTGGCCGAGGCCCTGGTCAAGAAGCTCGCCGAGGCTTCCGACCTGATCGAGTCGGTAGAGATAGCGGGTCCCGGCTTCATCAACTTCTTCGTCAAGGACAGCGCATGGAGGAAGGTCCTCACCGGGATCGACCGCGCCGGTGACGAGTACGGCAAGAGCAAGGTGGGCGCGGGCAGGAAGGTGCAAGTCGAGTTCGTCAGCGCGAACCCCACAGGACCGCTGCACATCGGCCATGGCCGTGGCGCCGCGACCGGGGACGCCGTCGCTTCGCTTCTCTCCGCCGCAGGTTTCGACGTGCAGCGCGAGTACTACATCAACGATGCCGGGAACCAGATGAACACCCTGGGGCTCTCCGGCCTTTTGCGTTACAAGGAGCTTTTGGGCGAGAAGATCGATTTCCCCGAGAACTGCTACCAGGGTGACTACATAAAGGACATCGCCCGGGATGCCATCGCCAAGCACGGTGACCGCTTCCTCAAAGCACCCCAGGAGGAGGGGGTCGCCTTCTTCGCCAAGATGGGCGGTGACCTGATCCTCAAGGGGATCGATGACGACCTGCAGGACTTCGGCATCCGCTTCGACAACTGGTTCTCGGAGCAGTCCCTGTTCGACGACGGGAAAGTCACCACGGCGATCGCCGAGATGCAGGAGAAGGGGCACATCTACGAGCAGGAGGGTGCGCTCTGGTTCAAAACCACCGCCTTCGGTGACGACAAGGACCGCGTCGTGGTCAGAAGCAACGGCGTCACCACCTACTTCGCTTCCGACATCGCCTACCACCGCGATAAATACGCGCGCGGCTTCGACTGGGTCATCGACGTCTGGGGCGCCGACCACCACGGCTACGTTCCCCGGCTGAAGAGCGTGGTGCAGGGGCTTGGGCGCGACGCCGACGACCTCGGCATCATCCTGGTACAGCTCGTCTCGCTTTTGCGCGACGGCCAGCCGGTGGCGATGTCCACCAGGAGTGGCGAGTTCGTCACCCTCAAGGAGGTTGTCGACGAAGTAGGTCGCGACTCGGCCCGCTTCTTCTTCCTGATGCGCCGCTCGGACAGCCAGCTCGACTTCGACCTCGAACTCGCCAAGCGTCAGAGTAACGACAATCCGGTCTACTACGTGCAGTACGCCCACGCGAGGATCAGGAGCATCTTCGATACCGCCAGGGAGCGCGGCGTGGAGCCGGATTTCGGCAACGTGCGCCTTGAGCTTTTGGAAAGCGCGGACGACATGAGCCTCATCAAGAAGCTCTCGCTCTACCCGGAGATCCTGGAAGGGGCGGCGGTTAACTTCGAGCCGCACCGTATCACTTACTACCTGCAGGACCTCGCCGGCGAGTTCCACAGCTTTTACAACAAGAGCAGGGTGATCACGCCGGAGGAGCCGGAACTTACCCAGGCCCGTCTGTTCCTGCTGCACTGCGTCGCGGTCACGCTGAAGAACGCGCTGACCGTGCTCGGGATCTCGGCTCCGGAGAGGATGTAG
- a CDS encoding SPOR domain-containing protein: MRLDYSEKMKAVRESAERAKPVQKNRPRREPIGTFAVVGLLLLIIGYGAGVLTGWFLFKGKVDPKALAAAQAAAQPKAQTAATPQAAAPAQPGQPVQPAPDVPLTFYKTLPSGGKGAMGSGINTKLPEVQSKAATAASASTATPVPASAPAKPAAAAAAVTASENKPPEKSADKGAESAGDKPAAEKQGGEARYLVQVASYKERKEADAVRAKLVAKGVAAYLVESKLQDKGVWYRIRVGRHLSKQEAQQLAVKVGSGATVVAE, from the coding sequence ATGCGGCTTGACTACAGCGAGAAGATGAAGGCGGTCAGGGAGAGCGCTGAGCGCGCCAAACCCGTGCAGAAGAACCGCCCGCGGCGTGAGCCGATCGGCACCTTCGCGGTGGTCGGCCTGCTGCTGCTCATCATTGGATACGGCGCCGGCGTGTTGACCGGATGGTTCCTGTTCAAGGGGAAGGTCGACCCGAAGGCACTCGCTGCCGCACAGGCCGCTGCCCAGCCCAAAGCGCAGACCGCCGCCACGCCGCAGGCCGCTGCGCCGGCTCAACCCGGTCAGCCGGTGCAGCCCGCTCCCGATGTCCCGCTCACCTTCTACAAGACCCTTCCTTCGGGCGGGAAGGGGGCTATGGGAAGCGGCATCAACACCAAGCTTCCGGAGGTGCAGTCGAAAGCCGCCACCGCCGCTTCCGCCTCAACGGCGACGCCGGTCCCCGCATCGGCACCCGCAAAGCCCGCCGCTGCCGCTGCAGCGGTCACGGCGAGCGAGAACAAGCCCCCTGAGAAGTCGGCCGACAAGGGCGCGGAATCGGCAGGAGACAAGCCGGCAGCCGAAAAGCAGGGGGGCGAGGCGCGTTACCTGGTGCAGGTGGCGTCCTATAAGGAGAGGAAAGAGGCCGACGCGGTGCGCGCCAAACTGGTCGCGAAGGGGGTAGCCGCTTACCTCGTGGAGTCAAAGCTTCAGGACAAGGGGGTGTGGTACCGTATCAGGGTTGGCCGGCACCTCTCGAAGCAGGAAGCACAACAGTTGGCGGTGAAGGTTGGGAGCGGGGCGACGGTGGTCGCGGAATAG
- a CDS encoding response regulator, whose amino-acid sequence MEKRKKLGEIFIDNGLLTDKTVERMLALSKKLGKRFGTVLEDLELVSGEELAHALASQYGCRVASNFAGYSFSAQLLRTIPVDVAMQNHIFPLKLDEKRLALAMADPTDTRVVRNISANLGLTITPFIATRKEIYAAICKNYLQKEVCSAAAHTVLVVEDDKLIGTMFADFLGREGFRVIQAADGLEAYKAVLTEKPHVVLTDLMMPKLDGFGLFDALRSVPDLSSIPVILITSSLQPEDEVKAFEKGFFDFIEKPVREETLITRVKRALQFRERTYQLS is encoded by the coding sequence ATGGAAAAACGTAAAAAGCTGGGCGAAATATTCATCGACAACGGCCTCCTTACCGACAAAACGGTGGAGCGCATGCTGGCGCTCTCCAAGAAGCTCGGCAAGCGCTTCGGTACCGTCTTGGAGGACCTTGAGCTGGTCAGCGGCGAAGAGCTGGCCCACGCCCTTGCCTCGCAGTACGGCTGCCGTGTCGCCAGCAACTTTGCCGGCTACAGCTTCTCCGCGCAACTGCTGAGGACCATACCTGTCGATGTGGCGATGCAGAACCACATTTTTCCGCTCAAGCTGGACGAGAAGCGGCTTGCGCTCGCCATGGCGGACCCCACCGATACCAGGGTGGTGCGCAACATCTCGGCCAATCTCGGGCTGACCATAACCCCCTTCATCGCCACCAGGAAGGAGATCTACGCCGCCATCTGCAAGAACTACCTGCAGAAGGAGGTATGCAGCGCCGCCGCCCACACGGTTTTGGTGGTCGAGGATGACAAGCTGATAGGGACCATGTTCGCCGACTTCCTTGGGCGTGAAGGGTTCCGCGTCATTCAGGCCGCCGACGGGCTTGAGGCATACAAGGCGGTCCTGACCGAGAAGCCGCACGTGGTGCTCACCGACCTGATGATGCCCAAGCTGGACGGCTTCGGGCTCTTCGATGCGCTGCGCAGCGTCCCAGATCTGAGTTCGATCCCCGTCATACTGATCACCAGTTCGCTGCAACCCGAGGACGAGGTGAAGGCCTTCGAGAAAGGGTTCTTCGATTTCATCGAGAAGCCGGTTCGCGAGGAGACCCTGATCACGCGCGTAAAGAGGGCGTTGCAGTTCCGGGAGCGCACGTACCAGTTGAGTTGA
- a CDS encoding DNA gyrase inhibitor YacG yields MCAIQTVKCPHCRKEAPLAGNPHRPFCSERCKMIDLGTWASEGYRIPGEKAPQHEDDGDDE; encoded by the coding sequence ATGTGCGCCATACAGACCGTCAAGTGCCCGCACTGCCGCAAGGAGGCCCCTTTGGCGGGGAACCCCCATCGCCCGTTCTGCTCCGAGCGCTGCAAGATGATCGACCTCGGCACCTGGGCCAGCGAAGGGTACCGCATCCCGGGGGAGAAGGCTCCGCAGCACGAAGACGACGGGGACGATGAGTAA